In Nostoc sp. GT001, a genomic segment contains:
- a CDS encoding DUF3352 domain-containing protein, giving the protein MNRQRSFISFIVAGAIALLVIAIAGFYWFFAKSPANLIASSSGPGAAIFVSKLSPAMVSLLTNPDRLQALEREEELSKLKTSLFAKSGIDYKQDIQPWLGDEITLAITTLDIDRDPENGQQPGYLLALATKQPEKSREFVELLFSKRALAGANLAVEQYKGVKLISDNSQPEQDLLAGAVVGEGFVLFANDPKVLRDAINNVQAPDLNLTSSPEYQKATKERLKGGLAVAFLNLPIVAKWQGLELSEQLYNSQIISLVLNPKGLLAETTILTSSEIVPPSAPLSKPVGALQYVPASAGLAISGSNLSNLAGSDLAKLWRQATATIYGSGEDVVSRLAKPLADVQKRWGINLPEDIFSWVQGEYAIALLPAKEQTTPHWIFVVEKSESVEKGVARLDVIASSNGLSINPLTIDKQKISAWTELTTATKKSDVKEGTSFSIETKVLGLHTNLGNYEIFTSDLETMDEILTSKDNSLIDNPNFKDSIAAIPLPNQGYVYLDWTKSQNLLERQVPILKLVEVLGKPFFNNLRSLTVSSYGTDTRSLKGGVFFKLHNS; this is encoded by the coding sequence GTGAATAGGCAACGTTCATTTATTAGTTTTATTGTCGCTGGGGCGATCGCACTGCTAGTAATTGCGATCGCAGGCTTTTACTGGTTTTTCGCTAAAAGTCCGGCTAACCTCATTGCTTCTAGCTCTGGGCCTGGTGCAGCCATATTCGTGTCGAAACTTTCCCCTGCAATGGTTTCACTATTGACGAATCCTGACCGTTTGCAGGCGTTGGAGCGCGAAGAGGAACTATCTAAACTCAAAACCAGTTTATTCGCCAAGAGTGGCATAGATTACAAACAAGACATTCAACCCTGGTTAGGGGATGAAATTACATTAGCTATCACTACCTTAGATATTGATCGCGATCCAGAAAACGGACAACAGCCAGGGTATTTGTTGGCATTAGCAACCAAGCAACCGGAGAAAAGCCGCGAGTTTGTCGAATTGTTGTTTTCTAAACGAGCATTAGCTGGGGCAAACTTAGCTGTTGAACAATATAAAGGTGTAAAACTGATTTCTGACAATTCTCAACCAGAACAAGACTTGCTTGCTGGTGCTGTTGTCGGTGAAGGCTTTGTCTTATTTGCCAACGATCCGAAAGTACTACGAGATGCTATCAACAACGTCCAAGCGCCCGATTTGAATTTAACTAGCTCACCCGAATACCAAAAAGCTACCAAAGAACGGCTCAAAGGGGGATTAGCTGTAGCTTTCTTGAATCTTCCCATCGTGGCAAAATGGCAAGGCTTAGAGTTATCAGAACAACTTTATAACAGCCAAATTATATCCTTGGTGTTAAATCCTAAAGGATTGCTGGCAGAAACCACCATTTTGACTTCATCGGAAATTGTCCCTCCATCTGCACCACTATCTAAACCTGTGGGAGCATTGCAATATGTTCCAGCATCCGCAGGTTTAGCAATTTCCGGCTCGAATTTGAGTAATTTGGCTGGCAGTGATTTAGCTAAACTCTGGAGACAAGCCACAGCAACTATATATGGTTCTGGGGAAGATGTGGTTTCTCGGTTAGCAAAACCTTTGGCAGATGTTCAAAAACGCTGGGGTATAAACTTACCAGAGGATATTTTTAGCTGGGTACAAGGAGAATATGCCATAGCATTGTTACCTGCGAAAGAGCAAACAACTCCTCATTGGATTTTTGTGGTGGAAAAATCTGAGAGTGTGGAAAAAGGTGTTGCTCGATTAGATGTGATCGCCTCATCAAATGGACTCAGCATTAATCCCTTAACTATAGACAAGCAAAAAATCTCTGCTTGGACAGAGTTAACTACGGCTACAAAAAAAAGTGATGTTAAAGAGGGAACATCCTTCAGTATTGAAACAAAAGTGTTGGGATTACATACAAACTTAGGAAATTACGAAATTTTCACCTCTGACTTAGAAACGATGGATGAAATCCTCACATCCAAGGATAATTCCTTAATTGACAATCCCAATTTCAAAGATAGTATCGCGGCAATTCCCTTACCAAACCAAGGTTATGTATATCTTGACTGGACAAAGAGCCAGAATTTGTTAGAGCGTCAAGTACCGATTCTCAAACTAGTGGAAG
- a CDS encoding DUF2834 domain-containing protein: MVRKIAFGLLWLGFVVYAFFLAPPDKPGTLELIKNLSIGQWQGVNPLVIALFNLMGIWPLIYSAVVFIDGRGQKIPAWLFVTASFGVGAFALLPYLALREPNNQFLGQKNILLKLLDSRVTGFVLTVGTVILVAYGLREGDWRSFVQEWQTNRFIHVMSIDFCLLSLLFPTLLGDDMARRGWKNPQFFWLIALTPLFGPLVYLSVRPSLPEVGIESISKQPATN; encoded by the coding sequence ATGGTTAGAAAAATTGCCTTTGGCTTGCTGTGGCTAGGATTTGTGGTCTATGCTTTTTTCCTCGCGCCTCCCGATAAACCCGGTACATTGGAGTTAATTAAAAACCTTTCTATTGGCCAGTGGCAAGGGGTTAACCCGTTAGTCATAGCACTATTCAACCTCATGGGTATCTGGCCTCTTATTTACAGCGCAGTAGTCTTTATTGATGGTAGAGGACAAAAAATACCTGCTTGGCTGTTTGTTACTGCCTCTTTCGGAGTTGGTGCTTTTGCATTGTTGCCGTACTTAGCTCTTAGAGAACCAAATAATCAGTTTCTCGGTCAAAAGAATATATTGCTCAAGTTGCTAGATTCTCGTGTGACTGGTTTTGTGTTGACGGTAGGCACAGTTATTCTAGTTGCCTACGGTTTAAGAGAAGGAGATTGGCGCAGTTTTGTGCAAGAGTGGCAAACTAACCGCTTCATCCATGTGATGAGTATAGATTTTTGTTTACTCTCCCTATTATTTCCCACATTGCTGGGGGATGATATGGCGCGTCGCGGTTGGAAAAATCCCCAGTTTTTCTGGTTAATAGCGTTGACACCACTATTCGGCCCATTGGTTTATTTATCTGTGCGTCCATCTTTACCGGAAGTGGGTATAGAGTCCATATCCAAGCAGCCAGCAACTAATTGA
- a CDS encoding rhodanese-like domain-containing protein, producing MNQISVEELAQRLSSSDASIQLVDVREPGELAIASIEGFVNLPLSQFTEWGDQVPTLFNPEAETLVLCHHGIRSAQMCQWLIAQGFTNVQNISGGIDAYSQLVDPSIPQY from the coding sequence ATGAACCAAATTAGTGTAGAAGAACTGGCGCAACGTCTTTCTTCTAGTGATGCGAGTATTCAGCTAGTAGATGTGCGTGAACCAGGAGAATTGGCGATCGCTAGCATTGAGGGCTTTGTCAACCTGCCTTTAAGTCAATTTACCGAATGGGGAGATCAAGTACCTACCCTCTTCAATCCCGAAGCCGAAACCTTGGTGTTATGCCACCACGGCATCCGCTCTGCCCAAATGTGCCAGTGGTTGATTGCTCAAGGTTTTACAAATGTGCAAAATATTTCGGGTGGTATTGATGCCTATTCACAACTAGTAGACCCTTCAATTCCCCAGTATTAA
- a CDS encoding heat-inducible transcriptional repressor HrcA has protein sequence MEVQLTNRQQHILWATVRHYIATAEPVGSKALVEEYDLGVSSATIRNVMGVLEKSGLLYQPHASAGRVPSDSGYRIYVDQLITPSLRSRSVSQTDATRSLLPQSGTETLGREVEVALQKQLQWQDRSLETLLQGAAQILATLSGCISLITMPQTTTALLRHLQLVQIEAGRIMLIVVTDGYETHSKLMDLSPTPEETQRDSEVIDRELQIVSNFLNTHLRGRSLLELANLNWSELDQEFQRYGEFLKNSVAELTRRTLAPTATQIMVRGVSEVLRQPEFSQLQQVQTIIHLLEEEQDQLWRLIFEEPEPEDGGKSKVTVRIGAENPLEPIRTCTLISSNYRRGSIPVGSVGVLGPTRLDYESAIAVVASAADYLSEAFSYFNP, from the coding sequence ATGGAAGTTCAGTTAACAAATCGACAACAGCATATACTTTGGGCAACGGTACGTCACTACATTGCAACGGCAGAGCCTGTTGGTTCAAAGGCTTTAGTTGAGGAGTACGATCTGGGCGTAAGCTCGGCGACAATTCGCAATGTGATGGGCGTTTTAGAAAAGTCTGGATTGCTCTACCAACCACACGCTTCTGCTGGACGTGTACCTTCAGATTCAGGGTATCGCATTTATGTTGACCAGCTAATTACACCTTCTCTGCGTTCACGTAGCGTGTCGCAGACAGATGCTACGCGTAGCTTGCTTCCACAAAGTGGTACGGAAACTTTAGGGCGAGAAGTAGAGGTAGCATTGCAAAAGCAGCTACAGTGGCAAGATCGAAGTTTAGAAACCCTACTGCAAGGAGCCGCGCAGATTTTAGCAACCTTGAGTGGTTGCATTAGCTTGATCACTATGCCGCAAACGACTACAGCGCTATTGCGACATCTGCAATTAGTGCAAATTGAAGCTGGGCGGATCATGCTGATTGTGGTGACTGATGGTTATGAGACACATTCTAAATTGATGGATTTGTCGCCCACACCAGAAGAAACCCAGCGGGATTCAGAGGTAATCGATCGCGAGTTGCAGATTGTTTCTAACTTTTTGAATACCCACTTGCGGGGGCGAAGTCTCTTGGAATTAGCCAATCTCAACTGGAGCGAACTAGATCAGGAGTTCCAACGCTACGGGGAATTTTTGAAAAACTCAGTTGCCGAATTGACTCGTCGCACTCTCGCGCCGACTGCAACCCAAATTATGGTTCGGGGTGTGTCAGAGGTTTTGCGCCAGCCAGAATTTTCCCAGTTACAGCAAGTACAAACAATTATCCACCTGCTGGAAGAAGAACAAGACCAACTGTGGCGATTAATATTTGAAGAACCAGAACCAGAGGATGGTGGTAAGTCCAAGGTAACGGTTCGCATTGGCGCAGAAAATCCATTAGAACCGATACGCACCTGCACCTTGATTTCTTCTAACTATCGCCGTGGTTCGATACCCGTAGGAAGTGTGGGAGTTTTGGGGCCAACGCGCCTAGATTATGAAAGTGCGATCGCAGTAGTAGCATCTGCTGCTGATTACCTCTCAGAAGCTTTCAGTTATTTCAATCCCTAA